A genome region from Leptonema illini DSM 21528 includes the following:
- a CDS encoding polymorphic toxin-type HINT domain-containing protein has product MKTPSGYRNIEDIRAGDKVLSYNETTKRIEVQTVKQTFIRKTDRIYTLVYDTGTKLQTTATHPFYIEGKGWVKAADLHVGDDSLLAGEVSQLDVYGGAR; this is encoded by the coding sequence GTGAAAACGCCCTCCGGCTACCGCAATATCGAGGATATTCGCGCCGGGGATAAGGTTCTCTCATATAACGAGACGACAAAACGCATTGAGGTGCAGACGGTAAAGCAGACGTTCATCCGTAAAACCGACCGTATCTACACGCTGGTCTATGACACCGGCACAAAACTGCAAACGACGGCCACCCACCCCTTCTACATAGAAGGCAAAGGCTGGGTGAAGGCGGCCGACCTGCATGTCGGTGACGACTCGCTGCTTGCCGGTGAAGTGTCGCAGCTCGATGTATACGGCGGAGCTCGCC
- a CDS encoding DUF6883 domain-containing protein encodes MNSPAKLPYGDRARIDDSKITDYLLSLSHPVGSGKARFFLALGYDTESLKASLLSLAIAGEVVHHEVSPYGEKYVVDGTIVSPRSKEAYIRTVWIIDRGEKWPRLVTAHPQEAK; translated from the coding sequence TTGAATTCTCCCGCGAAACTTCCATATGGTGATAGAGCCCGCATCGACGATTCCAAGATCACAGATTATCTGCTTTCTTTGAGTCATCCGGTTGGATCGGGAAAAGCCCGCTTCTTTCTTGCGCTGGGCTACGATACCGAAAGCCTGAAGGCATCGCTTCTTTCTCTTGCCATAGCGGGCGAAGTTGTGCATCATGAAGTGAGTCCTTATGGCGAGAAATATGTGGTTGATGGAACGATTGTGAGTCCCCGGTCAAAGGAGGCTTACATCCGGACCGTGTGGATTATTGACAGGGGCGAGAAATGGCCGAGACTTGTAACGGCGCATCCGCAGGAGGCAAAATGA
- a CDS encoding addiction module protein: MTLDEVREAVKALTPEEQAILAHDLLKPGTGMTLDIEKAWVAESARRYQEILNGEVETIPAEQVFERIERARAEGRPVSSLI; encoded by the coding sequence ATGACGCTGGACGAAGTGAGAGAGGCGGTAAAGGCGCTGACGCCAGAAGAGCAGGCAATTCTGGCGCATGACCTCCTGAAGCCAGGAACAGGTATGACTCTCGATATAGAAAAGGCGTGGGTTGCCGAATCGGCTCGACGTTATCAGGAAATCCTGAACGGTGAAGTTGAAACAATCCCAGCGGAGCAAGTCTTTGAAAGGATCGAGAGAGCCCGTGCAGAGGGTCGTCCGGTTTCATCCCTCATCTGA
- the ubiE gene encoding bifunctional demethylmenaquinone methyltransferase/2-methoxy-6-polyprenyl-1,4-benzoquinol methylase UbiE: MTTSSFRLPEKQEKAGYIQKNFDEIAERYDLFNDLFTFGMHRLWKRRTVRAIQAKQAAAALDLCCGSGDLAILMARANPLCEVVAADFSAGMLSVLEKRIRPTDLKDRIEIRQEDATALPAAFTDRFDAVTTGYGVRNVTDRHRCFEEIFRVLKRGGRYGILEVGSIRPKFLEPFAFFFMKHIIPRIGYLLQGGKHEMYEYLPHSAFAFPEPEEIVKELKQVGFQNVTFRRLFFGASILYVAVKP; the protein is encoded by the coding sequence ATGACGACGTCCAGCTTCCGCCTCCCTGAAAAACAGGAAAAGGCCGGCTATATTCAGAAAAACTTCGACGAAATCGCCGAACGCTACGACCTTTTCAACGACCTTTTCACGTTTGGCATGCATCGCCTGTGGAAAAGACGCACCGTGCGCGCCATCCAGGCAAAACAGGCCGCGGCGGCGCTTGATCTCTGCTGCGGCAGCGGCGATCTGGCGATCCTCATGGCCAGGGCAAATCCGCTCTGTGAGGTCGTCGCCGCCGACTTCTCGGCCGGCATGCTCTCCGTTCTTGAAAAACGCATCCGCCCCACCGATCTCAAAGATCGCATCGAGATCAGGCAGGAAGATGCGACCGCCCTGCCCGCCGCCTTTACCGATCGATTCGATGCCGTCACGACAGGCTACGGCGTGCGCAATGTGACCGATCGGCATCGCTGCTTCGAAGAGATCTTCCGCGTGCTCAAACGCGGCGGTCGCTACGGTATACTTGAGGTGGGCTCGATCCGCCCGAAGTTTCTTGAGCCGTTCGCCTTTTTCTTCATGAAGCATATCATCCCGCGCATTGGATACCTCTTGCAGGGCGGCAAGCACGAGATGTACGAATACCTGCCGCATTCGGCCTTCGCCTTTCCCGAGCCTGAAGAGATCGTCAAAGAACTGAAACAGGTCGGATTTCAAAACGTCACGTTCCGTCGTCTGTTCTTCGGCGCCTCTATCCTCTATGTGGCCGTGAAGCCATAA
- a CDS encoding M23 family metallopeptidase, whose product MKSPTAKAIAEHNERMAMSGGYRLPVKMVSFTNDNTGNREASVLLAEDLPGAMTIETVEVLPGKETVYNLSVEDAHSYFVGEDGVLVHNEPYALNFHKGTAVMSSVEIQKARKSDTLVFQGRTYKRYVDKSGNVFFVYQNATTGAYSLVKITDYGTIVATNPYDATKVQEYCANGELVGVNKLKEGQVMLDWSGSPKTDSTGNVQVAGPGARLPTMTAVNSLFDPNRPNVIKGVTYPPGHGGIDQFTKGGGDLEGKYPSVAVSPGVVKQVGSDGRGNYVIISHGDGVETTYMHNTNVLVKPGQPVAAGQVVAISGNTGLSTGPHLHFELNIGYGARDKKINPIKFNWDEHERRQNAKPQIKAK is encoded by the coding sequence ATGAAAAGCCCGACAGCAAAGGCAATCGCAGAACATAACGAGCGCATGGCCATGAGTGGCGGGTATAGACTGCCCGTGAAAATGGTATCGTTTACGAATGACAATACGGGCAACCGTGAGGCGAGTGTCTTGTTAGCTGAGGATCTTCCGGGTGCGATGACCATCGAAACGGTTGAGGTCTTGCCCGGCAAAGAGACGGTATATAACCTATCCGTAGAGGATGCACATAGTTATTTCGTCGGGGAAGACGGAGTGTTGGTGCATAATGAGCCATACGCTCTGAATTTCCATAAAGGAACAGCTGTGATGAGTAGCGTAGAGATACAAAAGGCAAGGAAGAGCGATACACTTGTATTTCAGGGGAGGACATATAAAAGATATGTCGATAAATCCGGTAATGTGTTTTTTGTTTACCAGAATGCTACCACGGGCGCATATTCCTTGGTGAAAATAACAGATTATGGGACTATCGTGGCGACAAATCCCTACGATGCCACCAAGGTTCAGGAGTATTGCGCTAATGGGGAACTCGTAGGGGTTAATAAGCTCAAGGAGGGGCAAGTAATGTTGGATTGGAGCGGTTCGCCGAAAACAGATTCAACGGGGAACGTGCAGGTTGCGGGACCGGGTGCCCGGCTACCGACTATGACCGCTGTAAATAGTCTTTTTGATCCGAACAGACCCAATGTCATTAAAGGCGTAACGTATCCGCCTGGACATGGGGGTATAGATCAATTCACTAAGGGTGGTGGTGATCTCGAAGGGAAGTATCCATCAGTTGCAGTTTCTCCCGGTGTCGTGAAGCAAGTAGGCAGTGATGGTCGCGGGAATTATGTTATTATAAGTCATGGCGACGGTGTTGAGACTACATATATGCACAATACGAATGTGCTCGTGAAGCCGGGGCAACCTGTAGCAGCAGGGCAGGTTGTCGCTATTTCCGGTAACACCGGTCTCTCTACCGGACCACATCTCCATTTTGAGCTTAATATTGGCTATGGAGCACGAGATAAGAAGATCAATCCGATTAAATTTAACTGGGATGAACATGAGAGACGTCAAAATGCGAAACCACAGATCAAGGCTAAGTAA
- a CDS encoding ParB/RepB/Spo0J family partition protein, which produces MSDEKSIDKEKAREERLRRDAERFRENISIPRPGTKAPVDVPVLERHGIELSDVLYVPTSTLVANPLNDYPPLAAPEMAELVTDIKEKGILVPLISRPDGVIVCGHNRHRAALTAGLERVPVQRILSPLTDDLEREIMKSENDRRRGGNWSRAEKEKFIRENFGEAIAEDRRGGDHGNQYTGGKSSLNFRQSETLAKSIEKKSKGRIPEGTAKRLVAKIRKEAPVTATVPKLTEKERKRGEKLALQLKTIRQTRAMLEKKLATTKEEESRIVKELKTIGQPELFLKTLNAGADS; this is translated from the coding sequence ATGAGTGATGAGAAATCGATAGATAAAGAGAAGGCCCGCGAAGAACGTCTGCGTCGTGATGCAGAACGCTTCCGTGAGAACATCAGCATTCCCCGACCCGGCACGAAGGCACCCGTTGACGTGCCTGTGCTTGAGCGTCACGGCATCGAGCTCTCCGATGTGCTGTATGTGCCGACGTCCACGCTTGTAGCGAATCCTCTCAATGACTATCCTCCTTTAGCTGCTCCAGAGATGGCCGAGCTCGTCACCGACATCAAAGAGAAAGGGATTCTGGTTCCTCTGATCAGCCGCCCCGATGGCGTGATCGTCTGTGGCCATAACCGGCATCGTGCCGCCCTTACAGCCGGGCTTGAACGTGTGCCTGTGCAGCGGATCCTCTCTCCCCTGACCGATGATCTTGAGCGAGAGATCATGAAATCCGAGAACGACCGGCGGCGTGGAGGCAACTGGTCCAGAGCGGAGAAGGAGAAGTTTATACGCGAGAACTTCGGGGAGGCGATTGCAGAAGACCGGCGTGGCGGCGACCACGGGAACCAGTATACGGGTGGCAAAAGTTCACTGAACTTTCGCCAGTCTGAGACTCTCGCAAAGTCGATCGAGAAGAAATCGAAAGGCCGTATTCCGGAAGGGACGGCGAAACGTCTTGTGGCGAAGATCCGTAAAGAGGCTCCTGTGACGGCCACCGTTCCGAAACTCACAGAAAAAGAACGGAAACGGGGCGAGAAGCTGGCCCTCCAGTTGAAGACCATCCGACAGACGCGGGCGATGCTTGAGAAGAAGCTTGCGACAACGAAGGAAGAGGAATCCCGCATCGTGAAGGAGCTGAAAACGATTGGACAGCCGGAGTTGTTTTTGAAGACACTGAATGCCGGAGCCGATTCTTGA
- a CDS encoding NAD+ kinase: MQQKDFLICMKRTKWQRDVERFGSAREARRIYRLQNNIFRRVYGSHLRQLESIELLQKGLGDRADFIYREDLSPDLVMKYGALVSLGGDNHFIYVARFAGIRPLIGINSDPRTSSGALVHFTTQSFLECTQNPRFPDHFETWTMIEGQIHHPDGKTIATGPCISETGIRNAFADAMSRYYIRINDEPWEEQKSSGLLLSTGAGSTGWFHNCLPHTMQIYEDPTFARDEQIFRFVAREPGFHKQHYYRYLYRTLNRGDTLEIISEMDGEIIVDAQPETSFAFGPGARAEFRLSDDHLLVALP, from the coding sequence ATGCAGCAGAAAGATTTTCTCATCTGCATGAAGCGCACGAAATGGCAGCGCGACGTGGAGCGCTTTGGCTCGGCGCGCGAGGCCAGGCGCATCTACAGACTGCAGAATAATATCTTTCGCCGTGTATATGGGTCGCATCTGCGACAGCTCGAATCGATCGAGCTTTTACAGAAAGGCCTCGGCGACCGCGCCGATTTTATCTATAGAGAGGATCTTTCTCCCGATCTTGTGATGAAGTACGGAGCCCTTGTCAGCCTGGGCGGCGACAATCACTTCATCTACGTCGCTCGTTTCGCGGGAATTCGACCGTTGATCGGCATCAACTCCGATCCGCGCACGTCATCGGGGGCGCTTGTGCATTTCACGACACAATCGTTTCTCGAATGCACGCAAAATCCCCGCTTCCCCGATCACTTTGAAACATGGACGATGATCGAGGGTCAGATCCACCATCCGGATGGAAAGACGATCGCTACCGGCCCCTGCATCTCAGAGACGGGTATTCGAAACGCGTTTGCCGATGCGATGAGCCGGTATTATATTCGAATCAACGACGAACCGTGGGAGGAGCAGAAAAGCTCCGGCCTGCTTTTATCGACGGGAGCGGGGTCGACGGGATGGTTTCACAACTGTCTGCCCCATACGATGCAGATCTATGAAGATCCGACGTTTGCGCGAGACGAGCAGATCTTTCGCTTTGTGGCAAGGGAGCCGGGCTTTCACAAACAGCATTACTACAGATATCTGTACCGCACCCTGAATCGTGGAGATACGCTTGAGATCATCTCTGAGATGGACGGCGAGATTATCGTCGATGCACAGCCTGAAACAAGCTTCGCCTTTGGCCCTGGAGCCAGGGCGGAGTTCCGTCTCAGCGACGACCATCTGCTTGTTGCCCTGCCGTAA
- a CDS encoding zinc dependent phospholipase C family protein, translated as MPKEISHIHIAGIVAERCHPELRPHLFKNERVYNFGSVAPDLFYYDSTVFGEKSKVAWGEIIHGRDAEDTMLHVVALLDQSRTLRESDPVRSSQLLAFACGFLTHIAADTIFHPYVYSSTGNYYAPDPLERKHAESRHRLFETCMDYHILGLRNQSLQEFRLSARIALSSEEKKAILPAYADALRTGHRIDVDADHVRRIVQRAYRKANRIIGLFQNRPLSRFVVWLNRRLNGAFDTIANAGYGPHRARAHLDFEKLPATPHPVTGEQMTGGDVRDLIEKAVARAMHFVDVSYDYREGRIELADLRSVLRPLSLNNGLEQVRTDAMQYSRVLPALLLR; from the coding sequence ATGCCTAAAGAAATCTCACATATTCACATTGCCGGCATCGTTGCAGAACGATGTCATCCCGAGCTGAGGCCGCACCTTTTCAAGAATGAAAGGGTGTATAACTTCGGCTCCGTAGCGCCCGATCTTTTTTATTATGATTCAACCGTCTTCGGCGAGAAATCAAAGGTCGCCTGGGGTGAGATCATCCACGGTCGGGACGCCGAAGATACGATGCTGCATGTCGTGGCCCTGCTCGATCAGAGCCGCACGCTACGAGAGAGCGACCCCGTGCGATCGTCGCAGCTGCTTGCCTTCGCCTGCGGCTTCCTCACGCATATAGCCGCCGACACGATCTTTCATCCGTATGTGTACTCGTCGACGGGTAACTATTATGCGCCCGATCCGCTGGAACGCAAGCATGCAGAGAGCCGCCATCGTCTGTTTGAAACCTGCATGGACTATCATATTCTCGGACTCAGGAACCAGAGTCTTCAGGAATTCCGGCTCAGCGCGCGCATCGCCCTCAGCAGCGAAGAGAAGAAGGCCATCCTGCCCGCCTATGCCGACGCCCTGCGCACCGGTCATCGCATTGATGTCGATGCCGATCATGTGCGGCGCATCGTGCAGCGCGCCTACAGAAAAGCGAACCGTATTATCGGGCTATTCCAGAACCGTCCGCTGAGTCGCTTCGTCGTCTGGCTGAACCGACGCCTTAACGGCGCCTTCGATACGATCGCCAACGCCGGCTACGGACCGCATCGTGCGCGGGCCCATCTGGATTTTGAAAAGCTACCGGCGACGCCGCATCCCGTCACCGGCGAACAGATGACGGGCGGCGACGTGCGTGATCTGATTGAAAAGGCCGTCGCCCGCGCCATGCACTTCGTCGACGTCTCTTACGATTACAGAGAGGGCAGAATCGAGCTGGCCGATCTGCGAAGCGTCCTACGACCGCTTTCTCTTAACAACGGCCTCGAACAGGTTCGCACCGATGCGATGCAGTACTCTCGCGTTCTGCCGGCACTGCTTCTGCGTTAG
- a CDS encoding tyrosine-type recombinase/integrase, with protein MNAPARRGKAGRPSVTARRLATIPGRLAELVPAYLDDLLQRNFSVETIKGRRRELTGFVFYCADRSVTDPSSLTVSFMERYRKHVTGRVSEKTGRRTSVVTQIHLLSSVRDYLRFLVRKGYMLFNPALEVELPRMGHRLPRNVLTSDEAERILMMPDLTDPVGLRNRVILEVLYSCAVRRSELCGIRTNDIDFAAGTVFIREGKGKTDRVVPVGERALLWIEKYLTEVRPAFLSKAVQDDGHLFLGVKGERLKKDMITDIVTKARRAAGVEKNGSSHMFRHTTATLMLENGADVRYVQQMLGHKELSSTQIYTHVAIRKLKEVHEKTHPAKFREGTVRGDTGNAVADNGATGSKAGNKTDDRAANDKSGKTGGRP; from the coding sequence GTGAATGCGCCGGCTCGCAGGGGGAAAGCCGGCAGGCCTTCTGTAACGGCAAGGCGCCTTGCCACAATCCCGGGCAGACTGGCAGAGTTAGTACCGGCCTATCTCGACGACCTCTTGCAGCGGAACTTCTCGGTCGAGACGATCAAGGGCCGCCGCCGTGAGTTAACCGGCTTTGTGTTTTACTGTGCGGACCGGTCGGTGACGGATCCGTCCTCTCTTACGGTGTCGTTTATGGAGCGTTACCGCAAGCATGTAACGGGCCGGGTCTCTGAGAAGACGGGACGGCGCACGTCTGTCGTGACACAGATCCATCTTCTTTCCAGCGTGCGGGACTATCTGCGTTTTCTTGTGCGTAAGGGGTATATGCTCTTTAATCCGGCGCTTGAGGTGGAGCTTCCGCGTATGGGGCACAGGCTACCGCGTAACGTGCTCACCTCTGACGAGGCAGAACGAATTCTGATGATGCCCGACCTTACCGATCCTGTGGGGCTGCGCAATCGTGTGATTCTTGAGGTGCTCTATTCCTGTGCGGTGCGTCGGTCTGAGTTATGCGGCATCCGCACGAACGACATCGACTTTGCAGCGGGAACGGTCTTTATCCGTGAGGGTAAAGGCAAGACGGACCGTGTGGTGCCTGTGGGCGAGCGTGCCCTTCTCTGGATCGAGAAGTATCTCACGGAGGTCAGGCCTGCTTTTCTGAGTAAGGCGGTGCAGGATGACGGTCATCTCTTTTTAGGGGTCAAAGGGGAACGGCTCAAGAAAGACATGATTACCGACATTGTCACGAAGGCACGGCGTGCGGCAGGAGTTGAGAAGAACGGCTCATCGCATATGTTCCGGCATACGACGGCAACGCTGATGCTTGAGAACGGGGCGGACGTGCGTTATGTGCAGCAGATGCTCGGGCATAAGGAATTATCGAGCACGCAGATCTATACGCATGTAGCCATCCGCAAGCTCAAAGAGGTGCATGAGAAGACGCATCCGGCGAAGTTCCGGGAAGGCACGGTGAGGGGCGACACGGGTAACGCTGTGGCCGACAACGGTGCAACCGGTAGCAAAGCCGGCAACAAGACCGATGACCGTGCAGCTAACGATAAGAGCGGCAAAACAGGAGGCCGACCGTGA
- a CDS encoding DUF4926 domain-containing protein produces MREHEPVVILADRREHGLQKGDIGAVVHVYGDGEAYEVEFVSGNGQTVAVLTLAASEIRSLAKTEILHVRELASA; encoded by the coding sequence ATGAGAGAGCACGAACCTGTAGTTATTCTTGCAGACCGTCGGGAGCACGGTCTCCAGAAAGGCGATATCGGCGCCGTTGTCCATGTGTATGGTGACGGTGAGGCTTATGAAGTGGAGTTTGTGTCTGGAAACGGCCAGACAGTGGCGGTGCTTACTCTTGCCGCTTCTGAAATACGCTCACTCGCAAAAACCGAGATCCTTCACGTGAGAGAACTTGCATCTGCATAA
- a CDS encoding type II toxin-antitoxin system RelE/ParE family toxin: MNDEAPGLGFRLSGEVKETISKILRFPETYAIIEESVRGASLDVFRYTIFYEFDKESDQIFVVAIAHQSRHPNYWKERLRDIPE; this comes from the coding sequence TTGAATGATGAAGCTCCGGGTCTTGGTTTCAGGCTGTCAGGGGAAGTGAAAGAGACAATCAGCAAGATACTGCGATTCCCTGAAACCTATGCTATCATCGAGGAATCTGTCAGAGGAGCATCGCTGGATGTTTTCCGCTACACGATCTTTTACGAATTCGATAAAGAATCAGATCAGATTTTCGTTGTAGCAATCGCCCACCAGAGCCGCCATCCCAATTACTGGAAAGAGCGCCTCAGGGACATTCCTGAATGA
- a CDS encoding ParA family protein, which yields MKRIAVASLKGGVGKTAVSALLSRALARLTGKPVLAVDLDHNNNLTDYFLRNVDADVIESANVYHVLTGRRKLHDCIYETGKAGETGGDAACNDACVSVLPATPYLSRCGVELVRDPGAVLRFARMIKDSGYETVVLDTPPALSFELTCALYSSCTVLSPFSFSRWTVQGYQLLRDEIAGVAEATWHRPALRALPVQVNDTQAKKLRMTGIEGMLSSVIHRSAAIKSACDSGKPLKEGSRSYEEFLSLAEELV from the coding sequence GTGAAGCGCATCGCCGTCGCCTCTCTTAAAGGCGGGGTCGGCAAGACGGCCGTCTCAGCGCTACTCTCACGGGCTCTTGCACGGTTAACCGGAAAGCCGGTCCTTGCGGTAGATCTGGATCACAACAACAACCTGACAGATTACTTCCTGAGAAACGTCGATGCCGATGTGATTGAATCGGCGAACGTCTATCATGTTCTAACGGGCAGAAGAAAGCTACATGACTGTATCTATGAGACAGGCAAGGCAGGCGAAACAGGTGGTGATGCAGCATGTAACGATGCTTGTGTTTCTGTGCTGCCGGCGACGCCGTATCTCTCCCGTTGTGGCGTCGAGCTGGTCCGAGATCCGGGTGCGGTGCTGCGTTTTGCGAGAATGATCAAAGATAGTGGTTATGAAACGGTGGTTCTTGATACTCCTCCGGCTTTATCCTTTGAGCTTACTTGTGCTCTTTATTCTTCCTGTACTGTACTTTCTCCTTTCTCTTTTAGCCGCTGGACGGTGCAGGGTTATCAGTTGCTGCGTGACGAGATTGCCGGCGTGGCCGAGGCAACATGGCACCGTCCGGCCCTGCGTGCGTTACCCGTGCAGGTAAACGACACGCAGGCGAAGAAGCTGCGTATGACGGGCATCGAGGGAATGCTGTCCTCTGTGATTCACCGCTCCGCTGCCATCAAGTCGGCCTGTGATTCCGGTAAGCCGCTGAAAGAAGGCAGTCGCAGCTACGAGGAGTTTCTATCCCTTGCAGAGGAGCTTGTATGA